CTGTGGAACAGTTGATGCCTCTGTCCATGCCTGTAAGCAAAGAAGGGTCATCATGTGTGTATTTTATGATGcttaaaaaagaaattcaacCCCACAGAGCAGAGTAAAATTAAATTCAGTAAAATAAATGGACAAATGtttatatgaaatttaaaaaatttatgtcaaGCAGCAAAGGTAAGTAAATGATACGTACCATTGGTATAAGAAAACTAATATTTCTTTCCCAgtacaaaaataatatagtttatAGATAATTGAATTAACATATGTACAACTTAACAAATAATTTTGGGGCCACAAAAAACTCAGTCTTGTCTTTTCTTTAGACGCTAAGACACTCAAGAAAGCATATATTCTACACAGTAAAGTAAATAGTACATTTACTGTCTAGCTGATAGAACAAAAAAGTAGACTGTTAAAATCAATCCAACATTTCTGCACATGCAAACAAGGTTTGCAATAGAagcataaaattataaatttcttaaaatagcCCTTTCATAGAAAAGAAATGCACTCACCTTTGGAAACTTTGCTGAACATACCACATAATCAGCTAATTTCAGGAGATCATCCAACCCCTCCCTCGGCCTTTCTGCATCAATTAAGATGGGTATATTCTTCTTAGTTGCCTGCACTGGAAAAAATACAAGATTTTGTTTACTTTTCTCTGTGAACTTCTCTTCTCAGTTCTTCCATTCCCAATCTCCTTTACAAGCAAAAGAAAATACAAGGAGTAAAAGACAACTAGTGTGTGTTTGGATGATGAATTTAAGAAGGGAATGTAATTTTTtaggttttaaaataattattcatagAACACCATGTTTGGATATTTGATAGGAGAGTTTTGAAGATTTTAATGCATTTTTATCAAGCACTCCATTactcaaattaaattatttaaaatacccTCTCGAGATGTAGAATCTGTGATGTGAAATCCTCTACTAACCCTCCTTGTGAAGTGGATATTAAATATTTCTCTGATTCATATAAATTGCATATTTTTCTCACCTCAAGAGTTCCATACCTCTCTTTTTAGAATTTTGTGTCTCTCCCCTCTCCTTAGAATCTCGTTTCCCCGAGAGTCCCCAATCTCTTCAAAATTGCACCTTTCTTAAAATTACATCTCCCTCTCTTTCTCCCCACAAATATTATCTCCTTGATAGGAATTATGGGCACAATGCAGGAATGGGTTGTAGATAGACCTGCGGGATTATAGCTCAAGTTTTGCTTGACCTCCACATTGAGATTGATGTGTAATGAGGACCAGGATAGATTTGAATTCACATAAGTTAGCAACTTCCTTCCagtttttaatagaaaattattttgcaaatgaaAGTAGTTAAACTTATGTAATTTGATACCCCTGTATTTTCAATTTCCTAGAATTTGGAAATTCTCCATCCAAAACACAAGGCAAATGAATCGTGTAACAGTTTCCTATAGTATTCACAACGCGGGTAAAGAAAATGCACTTAGAATACATAATGACTAAAGAAAAAGAACGAACATTAGGGGTGAGAAATAgaaacaacaaaagaaaaaactagTTTTACTTGACTGCCCAATGAACTAGCAAAATTGCCGATTACATTTTTCGAAATATATGATCATCTTCTCACATTTCTTTACCATTTAAGTCAGTAGTTGTACTATCACTATGAACTAATTTCATTGCAACCATTGACATTGGTGTGATGAGTTGGTCTTCTAATAAAAGACTATAAGCATTAATCAAAGTTGGCCGTAATAGTTAACATCAGAATTGCAAGTAAAATATAGGTGATAGCCAACCTCATGGGCAACAACTAGAGCTGTTTCATGCAACCTCCCATCAAAATATACAATGCTTGCTTCATCCAATGCAGATAACAAACTTGATTCTGAAAGATCTTGGGGTATCATTGGAGGATATCCAGGGGTATGTATACAAGTGCGAGTCTTCCTGAAAAAAAGTTAGAATGACTGATGAGTCAAAGGGCAACCTGGTGCTTGAAAGCTCCTGCCAAGGCAGAATCCAAAGAAGGGTCAGCCCATTTCGGTTATATTGTAGGAAGCCTTACCCTGCATTTGCAAGAGGCTATTCCACAACTTGAACCAGTAACCTCTTAATTACATGATAACAACTCTAATTCTATGCACAAactttttgttttattctttCTACTAATGAACAATTTCACCTTTCAAATTATGCATTGCGTTGGCTACTCATTGAAACAAGCCTTAGGTATTTTAAAATGTCCAAAGATAATAAACATGAGAAAATGGAGACGAGGTAAGTGACAGAAAGTAGAAATGTGAGTATAAGCAATGCTTGCAGCTTTAGTTAATTTCAAGATAAAAATACCACACTACTATCTATGAATTTATGTTCAAAACCATACAGAGTGACCAGATTCTCAAGTAGATCCACCTAACTCATGTTCTCCCATCCCCCTctcttttgaaattttgacCATGAATGAATATACTCATCGAAGAAGTCAAAATTGTGTAACCATAGGTAAGATAATGACCATTACGTTTCGTTGTCCACAATAATATATGTAAATGGTGAAGTTCCCTCTTTAGATACCTGCAAATAACAGGGAGCATaaccagaaagaaaaaaaaaagtattaataaaatagttgagGTCATTGGCTGTTCGGAGCCCCACTAAAAGGCATAGACAACAAATTCAAATCTTAGCACACATACCAAAGTGTAATATCCACAATTGAAATATCAAGCTTCATGAAGATTACAAAAacaattaatgataaaaaagtattaaaaaattaCCACAATAAAGGATGTATCTACCCCATCAGCCCTTAGCTCATCTAATATGCCCCTGCCTTGGCTGTCATCTGCAATCTAATGAGCAACAAACAAGTTAgtaacacacacacacacaatgGATTCAGAATCAGGTTTAAACCATTAACTACTtctagaatttaaaaataaataaacaagcAATGATCAAATGGTTCATTTTAAATAAAGAGTTTAATGAGCATACATTGTCAATGTAAACTAATTGTATTCCGGCATAGCCTACATTTTCCCCTGTCATACtattaacataaaaatacaGTTACAAAAGTATGGTGATGCGGCAAAGTAGTGAAGTGTTATTGAATTAAAtccttaaaaaaatagataaataaccTTAGAAATGATCCTTGTGTTTAGACCTAAGCGAGCAAGACATGTTAAAGCATTGCCAGCATTGCCACCTCCTTGAACCTGAAAATTACATTGCATTAAGATGTAAAAGCATTGTGAGTAATATATGAACATAAGAGGTGATTGTTCATTCATCCCTTCATGTTTGCTTATTTTTCTGACTTTTTACCAGATCCTAGCTTCCGATAGTGTAAAATTGAGTAAAATTAATGacaattacttatttatttaaaataaaataaaaaaatgtgaaagaAAAAGGAACCTTCAAGCTGGTGCTTCTGATTTTGTCATCTGGTTTAGGGTAAGCATCAACGGTAGCCAAGAAATCAACGGCCAAAGCTCCACAACCCACCTAAACACAGACGTGCGAGTATGGgtaaagagaaaagagaaaagaaaccCTACAAAATTGGCGGgaatgaaagaaaaagagagatAGAGAACGCACAACGACGGCGTTTTGAGGAACGGACGAGGAGCACATTTTGACACTGAAATTTCTGCAGCGATGCTTCCTTGATAACtgaaattaaagaaataaatataagatttatTTACGCGGTTGTTGAAGAGAGAAAGAatgtgttattattatgattacaTTGTAAAAATTGAGAGGTGGTGGTGGGTGAGGTTTAACGTTGAACATTAACGTTGAAGAAGCACAAGTATTAGAAATATTGCAGAGGTTCGGCATCattcaaattgaaattgaaattctaattttcttttgagttcAAAGGGATGAATGAATGGTGATTCAAGTGGATCAACTTTTCCTCACTTTCTTCCACGTGGCGTTCTTTTTGCTTACTTCAACTTCAAATGCAAATTTTAGCATCTTCTTTATTATAAggtcataaatatttattactctttttttttttatttttataatcgaggtattgaagaaaaattgtgtttttatttattggTGGGTTACAAAGTCGATAGTACAACAATTTACTGgtctatcaaaatatttttaattatttattgtaaagaaaaaatagataaaataacaattaaatgtaataaaatttattaattgtcTTGTTTAATACAtgtaaaaagtataaaaaaataatgcgAAGGATGCGAAGAACTGTCCTATAGATGAATTACATATGTCCTCCATAGTTTCAAATACCCAAGAATGCGAAGGATGGATGAGTGCGATAAGGAAGACCACTCCTAGCTCCAAGAGATCTACATTTTACAGCTGCCTGTAAATATACCATCACATTTGTAATTTCATATATATAGCAGTTttaacaaacacatatatattatGCTACTTACCACGTGAGAAGCAAATGGCAACATTTTCTCTGGTGACAACTTGGCACAGATAGCTGcaaataaaatatactaaatttcATAACTTTAATCAAAATTTGGAACATAAAAATAATGTGAATAAGGTGAGCATACCATATAAAACAGCTCCAACAAATGCATCGCCAGCACCAGTTGTATCAATAAGCTCTGATCTTGGAATATTTTCAGATGTCCCAAAATATAACCTTCCGCATACACACCCTATCCCTTCTGCTATTAATTTTGTAACACACTGCCAGGATtaagcaacaacaacaaaaatacaaatCTATAAGTACAACCTAAACACATGTTtcatagttaattttaattttattcagtTATTACCGAGGCAGTGCAGGTTGGCATGACTACGGTATCATCCTTTGTCATTGTTAATGATTTCATAGTGTTGTCCACATCCACTTCTTTTAAGTGAGAACCATCTTCtacaaatttaaatgaaaataaagttATTTAATCAGATGCTAAAGTTTCTTTCCATTCTTGCATGTGACTGCATCTTCACACAAATATCAAACAAAGAGGTACATTTACCATCTTCACATTTCTCAAGCATTATGCACCCATCTTTTCCTAAAGTTGCAATCACAAATTTAAGTCTTggcagtcttaacataattgaAACTAGTGCTCTTGGTATAGTTGATGTCTCTGTCCAGGCCTGTCAAATGTCTTGGAATTACTTTAATCAGTCTTTGGTTatgctgaaaattgtatttgTTTAATTCAATTATGTTTGAGTACATTTACGCAAAACTGAGATAGACAAATAATTTTAGGCTAAAAAAATTATGGAAGCAAAAACTTGAAATTCtagttttaaaatcaattattcacATTCCAACTCTGGAATGAATTTTATCTAGTCGAAAAGTGAAACCATACCTAAGTCGCAAATCATTCACAAGGAAATAGTTCAACATCTTATACTATGATATGATTTACTAACCTTAGGAAAATTTTCTGAGCATACAACATAATCAGCCAAGTCCAAAAGGTCATTCAATCCTTCTCTTGGCCTTTCAGCATCAACTAAGATTGATATATTCTGGCGAAATGCCTGCAAGATCGAAATatgatttgttttctttataGTTCTCTTTTGAAATATCAAATGCAACTGCATGAACAAAGTTGTTTCTTTACAATATTTGTTACATAATAGAGATTTAATTAGAAAgttcaaaaatgacattttgagAAAAGTACTAATGAGAATAATCATCTAATGTAAAAGATTTGAATGACTCAATTTATGTTACAATTCATGTGTAATTGATTACCTCTTGAGCAATGACAAGAGCAATTTCAGGCATTCTAACATCAAAATATGCCAATCTAGCTCCATTTAATGCAGCTAACAATCTAGAATGTGAAAGATCTTCTGGCACCATTGGAGGATATCCTTCTGTGAATATACACGTGCGTGTCTTTCTGAATGCTCAAACTTATAGGATTAGTCActatcattatttatatattaacttCTAAATGTTTCAGGTAGTCACGTAAGTGTATGTTTGGTATCACAGTGAATTTGTCACAATTACATTGATTCTGACAAATTCAATGTGAATCATTCAAAGTAGGAATATAACTTTATCTGGCAAGAAAACCTCAAAGGGAGATAGAtcaaataacattaaataaagatGTGATCATGTTGTGCCCATGTAATTTATAATAGATTAGAATGAAGGGTAACTATTAACCTTGAAGCATTTACTTTATGACCATAATTAAAACCCATAATATCCATCATGAATTTGAATTGTGTTCCATTtactttataactttaatataattttttttttgtctctaaTAGTTTTTGCAATTTCTaccacaatatatttttttagaaaatatccTATGTATTCACGTTTGAAAGGAATACTAGAGATTAAGTTTAGTTAAACATAAACTTTTGGGTGTTTCTTTTAAATACTAGCGCTTAAATTTagttaaacataaatttttggatagtaaatatcaaaaaatttcataactATCATTGTCAATAATGTCGTTTAGACAGTAGTACATACGTCTCGCTGTCAATAATAATGTAGCTAAATGGTGTTGTTCCTTCCTTCGAGACCTAGAAATAAAAGGTAAAAGAAACAAATCATCAATTCAAGATAACCCTAAGATTTGGAGTGGAGTATGTCTCCTTCTTTGCTCAAATTAGTCAAtgtttaatgtaatttttgaatatagAATGTCTAAAAATATATAGCAGTTATTACTTATTACTAGAGTTTATAAAAAGTGAGAGTAAATATACGTTAATACCACAATATAAGCACGTTATCTAGAATATTCTATCTTAATATGTATGAATTTTAGAGAGACAGTGTTATCGTCTATTGTAGtattagttaattaaataaactactTATATAGTTATTCGTACAATACATAtccaatttataaaaaataaataaccagACAATACTTTATCTTATCTTCAGTtggattaaatatttttcaatcatataaattgtaaaaaataatctcCCTTAAGAAAaagattatatataataaattttatagcaattcaaaattaatgatACTTAATACATCATCTACATgaactaataaatataataatatgctTTCTGAATATATGATAAACAATATATGCTAAAATTCTAAGCCTAAACAAGAAAAGTAAAGCTAAAATTTTAGGTCTCAAATTTTTGGGCCtaacttttattaatatatattattacttcCGTTTAAT
The genomic region above belongs to Cicer arietinum cultivar CDC Frontier isolate Library 1 chromosome 4, Cicar.CDCFrontier_v2.0, whole genome shotgun sequence and contains:
- the LOC101509820 gene encoding uncharacterized protein isoform X2 — translated: MTGENVGYAGIQLVYIDNIADDSQGRGILDELRADGVDTSFIVVSKEGTSPFTYIIVDNETKTRTCIHTPGYPPMIPQDLSESSLLSALDEASIVYFDGRLHETALVVAHEATKKNIPILIDAERPREGLDDLLKLADYVVCSAKFPKAWTEASTVPQALVSMLLRLPNLKFVTVTLGKEGCIMLERSVNASPSTEEVDVDNFLESLELRKDKSAPIPTCVSSSVAKLKAEGIGTVTGKLYVGTAESIPPSELIDTTGAGDAFIGAVIYAICSKFSPETMLPFAANVAGAKCRDLGARSGLPYGADPRLTSFIQ
- the LOC101509820 gene encoding uncharacterized protein isoform X1 — translated: MMPNLCNISNTCASSTLMFNVKPHPPPPLNFYNLSRKHRCRNFSVKMCSSSVPQNAVVVGCGALAVDFLATVDAYPKPDDKIRSTSLKVQGGGNAGNALTCLARLGLNTRIISKIADDSQGRGILDELRADGVDTSFIVVSKEGTSPFTYIIVDNETKTRTCIHTPGYPPMIPQDLSESSLLSALDEASIVYFDGRLHETALVVAHEATKKNIPILIDAERPREGLDDLLKLADYVVCSAKFPKAWTEASTVPQALVSMLLRLPNLKFVTVTLGKEGCIMLERSVNASPSTEEVDVDNFLESLELRKDKSAPIPTCVSSSVAKLKAEGIGTVTGKLYVGTAESIPPSELIDTTGAGDAFIGAVIYAICSKFSPETMLPFAANVAGAKCRDLGARSGLPYGADPRLTSFIQ
- the LOC101510358 gene encoding uncharacterized protein; the protein is MSSDYGLPLPENPVIVGFGGVGIDLLAIVGSFPKPDTKNRTTQLKVQGGGNTGNALTCAARLGLKPRIISKVANDVHGKTLIEELQAEGVDTSSFVVSKEGTTPFSYIIIDSETKTRTCIFTEGYPPMVPEDLSHSRLLAALNGARLAYFDVRMPEIALVIAQEAFRQNISILVDAERPREGLNDLLDLADYVVCSENFPKAWTETSTIPRALVSIMLRLPRLKFVIATLGKDGCIMLEKCEDEDGSHLKEVDVDNTMKSLTMTKDDTVVMPTCTASCVTKLIAEGIGCVCGRLYFGTSENIPRSELIDTTGAGDAFVGAVLYAICAKLSPEKMLPFASHVAAVKCRSLGARSGLPYRTHPSFAFLGI